The sequence GCTTGTAGCGGGATTCGACGCGGTGCGCGGTGAAGAAGACCAGAACCGCCACGACAGCGCAGATCAGCACATAGTCGCGGTTTCCCACCCAGAAGACCGGCACATTGAGGATGAGATCACGAAAGGTCCCTCCGCCAATGCCGGTGACGCTGGCCAGGAACAGGAACCCGATAATGTCGAGCTGCTTACGCGAAGCCGCCAACGCCCCGGTCGCCGCAAAAACGGCGACGCCGGCATAGTCGAGAAGGGCGATGGGATGCATGAGTGAGCGAATAGCAAGTAGTGAGTAGCGAATAGGGAATAGCACGAAGCCAGTTGGCCGCTATCAACTATTTCCCTACTCGCTATTCGCTACTCGCTATCACGCATCCTTCTCCGCCTCGTCATTCACCGGCCCCGGCTCGACCGGCGCCTCGGCGGCGACTTTCGGGCCGCCCTTGGCGACGCCGACCATGGCCGGACGCAGCACGCGCTCACCAATCGAATAGCCCGGCTGCACGACCTGGACCACGGTGTTGGCCGGGACATCGGGATTGGGTACTTCGAACATGGCCTGGTGGAAATTGGGATCGAACTTCTCGCCTTCCGGAGCGAGTTTCTTGACCCCGTGCCGTTCCAGCGCCGACAGCATGGCGCGCTCGGTCAGGTCGACGCCTTCGATCAGCGCCTTGAAGCCGGCGTCACCCGACGCCTTGGCCTCCGCCGGAATGGCGTCCAGCGCGCGGCGCAGATTGTCCGACACCGACAGCATGTCGCGGGCGAAATTCGCAACCGCATAGGTGCGCGCGTCGTGCACGTCGCGCGCGGTGCGGCGGCGCAGGTTCTCCATCTCGGCCGCGACGCGCAGCGCGCGGTCCTTCAGCTCTTCATTTTCCTTCAGCAGCCGCACAAGCGCTTCATAATCGCCGTCAATGCTGCCTTCCGTGCGCTCGGCATTGGCCTCGGCCGCCTCGGCTTCACTGGGCGCGCGTTCGTCTTTTGTCTGGTCGCTCATCGCCGTTTCCCGTCATCTCGAATGGTATGGATTTTGTGCCCGATATCGAGGTTTGGAAGCCAAAAATCAAGGGGTAAGCGACCGTTAGGCCTTTGGCCGGAAATGAGCGGCGATCAATGGCGATCCTTCGATTTTAATTCAAATTTTACCAAAACTGCCGGCTTGGCTTGCCACAGAAGCGTGATGAGGGAACCATTCCCTTGCTGGAGGAGTTTCCGAGCCGACACAGGATATTGTAGTGATGACCCGCGACAAGGCCGAAAAAGGAGAAAAGCTCGCCACCGAAGTCAGGCGCCAGTTCGGTGCCGAGGCGATGACGCGCTTTCTGCGCACCTTGCCGGCTTTCCGTGCCGAAGCCGACATTCCCAATCACTTCAGGGAGTTGCTTGACCATCTCGATCGGATGGAGAGCAAAAGCCTCGGTGGTGGCCGCCAATAGGGGGCACCCCGGCCGGGCATCCCGGCCTCTCAGGGCTCTGGAGGACCTACCCAGGAGCGCCTGTCGCGACAATTACGCACAGTAATTTTGCGTGAAGGTTGCCTTGCGGCGGCCACACGCCCCGCTTATGCTTCCTGATGAACATGATTTCCCCCGATGCGGCCGCCAACAGCAAGCGCGCCTGGCTGAAGATTCTGGCGCGCTACAAGAAGCCGGATCGGCGACGCAGCGCCATCGAACTCGCCATCACCCTCATTCCGTTCGCCACGCTTTGGGCGCTGTCCTCGGCGGCCTATGCCTATGGCCATTGGTGGGGGCTGATCCTGATCCTGCCGGCGGCCGGGTTCCTGGTGCGCATCTTCATGATCCAGCACGATTGCGGCCATGGCTCTTTCTTCGCCAATCGATACGCCGACGACTGGATCGGCCGCGCGCTCGGCGTCCTGACGCTGACGCCCTATGATTGCTGGCGGCGCGCCCACGCGACACATCATGCCAGCGCCGGCAATCTCGATGAGCGCGGCATGGGCGACATCCGGACGCTGACCGTTGCCGAATACCGGCAATTGTCCTGGCGAGGCCGCCTCGCCTACCGCCTTTATCGCCACCCGCTGGTGATGTTCGGGCTGGGACCGATCTGGCTGTTCATCTTCTCGCAAAGGCTGCCCATCGGCATGATGCGCGGCGGCCTGACGCCCTGGGTGTCGTCGATGACCACCAACCTCGCCATCGCGCTTGCGGCAGCCCTTCTCATCTGGGCCGTCGGCCCCGGTGCGTTCCTGGTTGTCCATCTGCCGATCGTCATTCTCGCCGGCTCGGCCGGCATCTGGCTGTTCTACGTCCAGCACCAGTTCGAGGAGACGGAATGGGCAAAGGATGATGACTGGGAGTTCCAGCATGCCGCCCTGCATGGCTCGTCCTATTACGACCTACCGCCGGTGCTGAACTGGTTCACCGGCAACATCGGCGTCCACCACGTCCACCACCTCTCGGCCAAGGTGCCGGGCTACCGGCTACAGGAAGTGCTGCGCGATTATCCGGAGTTGCGCGGCATCGGTCGCGTCACGCTGCTCGACAGCCTGCGTTGCGTCAAACTGGCATTGTGGGACGAAAACCGCCGCAAGCTGGTGTCGTTCCGCGAAGCACGAGCGACGCTGTAGACCGACCGCCGCGCCGTGGCGCGGCGGCGGAAGCAAACGCCCTGTTCAGGCCGCCTGGCGCTCGTCGCGCATCAGGATCTCGCCATGGCGGATCTCGGTGCCAAGCACCTTCAGGCATTCACGGATGAAGTTGGACAGGCCGGGCCAGCCCTTGGCTGACACGAGATTGCCGTCGACATGGGCGCCGGTCGGCGCCACGTCGATATAGATGCCGCCGGCCAGCGTCACTTCCGGCTCGCAATAGTGTAGTGCCGCCACTTCCCTGCCCCGCACCACGCCGTCGACGGCGATCAGGATTTGCACCCCATGGCAGATGGTGAAGATCGGCTTGCCGGCTTCGTGGAAATGCCGCACCAGAGCCTGCACCCGCTTGTCGATACGAATGTATTCGGGACCGCGCCCACCCGCCGCGTAGACGGCATCGTATTGGGCCGGATCCACCTCGGAAAACGTCTTGTTGAGGATGTAGTCGTGGCCAAGCTTTTCCGTATAGGTCTGATGGCCTTCGAAGTCGTGCAGCGAGGTTTTCAGGACATCGCCCGCCTTCTTGTCCGGGCAGACGACATGCACCGTGTGGCCGACGGCATGCATGGCCTGTTCAAAGACGA is a genomic window of Mesorhizobium huakuii containing:
- a CDS encoding fatty acid desaturase, producing MNMISPDAAANSKRAWLKILARYKKPDRRRSAIELAITLIPFATLWALSSAAYAYGHWWGLILILPAAGFLVRIFMIQHDCGHGSFFANRYADDWIGRALGVLTLTPYDCWRRAHATHHASAGNLDERGMGDIRTLTVAEYRQLSWRGRLAYRLYRHPLVMFGLGPIWLFIFSQRLPIGMMRGGLTPWVSSMTTNLAIALAAALLIWAVGPGAFLVVHLPIVILAGSAGIWLFYVQHQFEETEWAKDDDWEFQHAALHGSSYYDLPPVLNWFTGNIGVHHVHHLSAKVPGYRLQEVLRDYPELRGIGRVTLLDSLRCVKLALWDENRRKLVSFREARATL
- a CDS encoding DJ-1/PfpI family protein, yielding MAGKKILMLVGEFSEEYEIFVFEQAMHAVGHTVHVVCPDKKAGDVLKTSLHDFEGHQTYTEKLGHDYILNKTFSEVDPAQYDAVYAAGGRGPEYIRIDKRVQALVRHFHEAGKPIFTICHGVQILIAVDGVVRGREVAALHYCEPEVTLAGGIYIDVAPTGAHVDGNLVSAKGWPGLSNFIRECLKVLGTEIRHGEILMRDERQAA
- the grpE gene encoding nucleotide exchange factor GrpE; this translates as MSDQTKDERAPSEAEAAEANAERTEGSIDGDYEALVRLLKENEELKDRALRVAAEMENLRRRTARDVHDARTYAVANFARDMLSVSDNLRRALDAIPAEAKASGDAGFKALIEGVDLTERAMLSALERHGVKKLAPEGEKFDPNFHQAMFEVPNPDVPANTVVQVVQPGYSIGERVLRPAMVGVAKGGPKVAAEAPVEPGPVNDEAEKDA